A section of the Methanocaldococcus sp. FS406-22 genome encodes:
- a CDS encoding triphosphoribosyl-dephospho-CoA synthase, with amino-acid sequence MNPFDIMKASQIACCLEVSSFKPGNVHRNRDYRDIKYHHFINSGIAFGNVVYEAAQKDKDVGLYIKKAVIESKKWSPTNANLGIIMLHIPIAMAAGKLDSFDENKLKDNLKKIAENTTVEDALNVYDAINIAMAYVNKPKKGPDVTSEDAKKELIEKGLTLLDVYKISAEWDNISKEWVDNFKISFEGYNLLKKYYDELNNINLAVTKTFLNLLAKYPDTLIARKRGFETALKVSKMAEDVLNNFTEEKVKEFDKYLSKEGNKLNPGTTADLIASSLMIFILDRIDKGETVLW; translated from the coding sequence ATGAATCCTTTTGATATAATGAAAGCATCACAAATTGCCTGTTGTTTAGAAGTTAGCTCTTTCAAACCTGGAAATGTTCATAGAAATAGAGATTATAGAGACATCAAATATCATCACTTTATAAACTCTGGAATTGCATTTGGAAACGTGGTTTATGAAGCGGCTCAAAAAGATAAGGATGTTGGCTTATACATAAAAAAGGCAGTAATTGAGAGCAAAAAATGGAGCCCTACAAATGCCAACTTAGGCATTATAATGCTACACATCCCCATAGCCATGGCTGCTGGAAAATTAGATAGTTTTGATGAAAATAAATTAAAAGATAATTTAAAGAAAATTGCTGAAAACACAACTGTAGAAGATGCTTTAAATGTCTATGACGCAATAAATATAGCCATGGCTTATGTCAATAAACCAAAGAAAGGGCCTGACGTTACTTCAGAGGATGCAAAAAAAGAACTTATTGAAAAGGGCTTAACTCTTTTGGATGTTTATAAAATATCTGCAGAATGGGATAATATAAGTAAAGAATGGGTTGATAACTTTAAAATCTCATTTGAAGGATACAATTTATTAAAAAAGTATTATGATGAACTCAACAACATAAACTTAGCTGTAACAAAAACATTTTTAAACCTATTGGCTAAATATCCTGATACATTAATCGCGAGAAAGAGAGGTTTTGAAACAGCTTTAAAAGTTTCTAAAATGGCTGAAGATGTGTTAAATAACTTTACTGAAGAGAAAGTTAAAGAATTTGACAAATATTTATCAAAAGAAGGAAACAAACTAAATCCTGGAACAACGGCTGATTTAATTGCTTCATCATTGATGATATTTATATTAGATAGGATAGATAAGGGAGAAACAGTATTATGGTGA